From the genome of Sulfurirhabdus autotrophica, one region includes:
- a CDS encoding MFS transporter, with product MALSKQQISVVTASTIAFTVCFAIWMMFAVIGIPIKKMLSLNETEFGLLVATPVLTGALSRLPLGMWTDKFGGRIVFFVLMLSTVLPIYLISQATEFWHFLVAGLFVGLAGGSFSVGIAYVARWFPKTQQGFAMGIFGAGNSGAALTKFVAPAILLAFGWEMVPKVYAVAMFITALVFWMFTFTDPEHKVSTSISVREQLHALKDPRVWRYCQYYSIVFGGYVALALWMTKYYVAEYGFHIEVAAMLAAAFSLPGGVLRAFGGYLSDKFGAHTVTWWVMWVSLVALFFLSYPQTQFTIVTVGGPKTFHIGLNPTMFTILMFVVGVSFAFGKASVFKYISDEYPHNIGVISGIVGLVGGLGGFFLPIAFGALVDLTGIRSSAFMLMFGVVWVSLMWMYFAEVRPVYAAREKKRKAVDFLE from the coding sequence ATGGCTTTAAGTAAACAACAAATCTCCGTAGTAACTGCCAGCACCATTGCCTTTACGGTATGTTTTGCCATATGGATGATGTTTGCAGTGATTGGCATTCCAATCAAGAAAATGCTGAGCCTGAATGAAACCGAGTTTGGCCTGCTGGTTGCGACGCCAGTGCTGACAGGTGCATTGAGCAGACTTCCGCTTGGTATGTGGACAGACAAATTTGGCGGGCGAATTGTGTTTTTCGTGCTCATGCTATCCACAGTATTACCTATCTACTTGATTTCTCAGGCTACTGAATTCTGGCATTTTCTGGTGGCAGGTCTGTTTGTTGGCCTGGCTGGTGGATCATTTTCAGTGGGTATCGCCTATGTTGCCCGGTGGTTTCCAAAAACGCAGCAGGGTTTTGCAATGGGGATATTTGGTGCCGGAAACTCCGGCGCTGCGCTGACAAAATTTGTTGCGCCAGCCATTTTACTGGCCTTCGGTTGGGAAATGGTGCCTAAAGTTTATGCAGTGGCAATGTTCATCACCGCCCTGGTTTTCTGGATGTTTACCTTTACAGATCCCGAGCACAAAGTCAGTACGTCAATTAGCGTGCGGGAACAGTTGCACGCACTGAAAGACCCCCGTGTATGGCGCTACTGCCAGTACTACTCCATCGTGTTTGGCGGGTATGTCGCGCTGGCATTGTGGATGACCAAATACTACGTTGCAGAATATGGCTTCCACATTGAAGTGGCTGCCATGCTGGCTGCTGCATTTTCTTTACCTGGCGGTGTATTGCGTGCTTTTGGTGGTTACCTCTCCGATAAATTTGGTGCACACACCGTTACATGGTGGGTGATGTGGGTTTCGCTGGTGGCGCTGTTTTTCCTCTCTTACCCGCAAACCCAATTCACCATCGTGACAGTAGGTGGGCCTAAAACTTTCCACATCGGGTTAAATCCCACCATGTTTACGATTCTCATGTTTGTGGTGGGTGTGTCCTTTGCTTTCGGTAAAGCCTCTGTATTCAAATATATCTCTGATGAGTATCCACATAACATTGGTGTGATATCCGGCATTGTTGGGCTGGTGGGTGGATTGGGCGGTTTTTTTCTGCCAATCGCATTTGGCGCGCTGGTAGACCTCACTGGTATTCGTTCCTCTGCATTTATGTTGATGTTTGGCGTGGTGTGGGTGTCTTTGATGTGGATGTATTTTGCGGAAGTGCGTCCCGTATATGCTGCGCGGGAAAAAAAACGTAAGGCAGTGGATTTCCTTGAATAA
- a CDS encoding NarK family nitrate/nitrite MFS transporter: MSSHVITKWEPEDKAFWEKEGKGVATRNLWISIPALLLAFSVWMVWSMVVVNLPNVGFKFDNNELFWLASLPGLSGATLRIFYSFMVPIFGGRKWTTISTASLLLPALGIGFAVQDPTTPYATFLILALLCGFGGGNFSSSMANISFFFPKSQKGMALGMNAGLGNLGVSVMQFVVPVVITAGVFGALGGDPQAWVKGDLHKDMWLQNAGFIWVPFIVVSTLAAWFGMNDLASAKASFAEQAVIFKRSHTWIMCWLYLGTFGSFIGYSAGFALLTKTQFPDINPTQYAFLGPLVGALARVAGGWVADKLGGASVTFWTFLIMACAAYGVIVFLPHGGVGGNFWMFFTMFMILFAASGVGNASTFRMIPVIFMTQRQREVAGKGKAAEEQAIKDANKEAAAVLGFTAAFAAYGAFFIPKMFGTSIALTGGADAAIYGFISFYVSCLVVTWWFYSRKNAAMPC; encoded by the coding sequence ATGTCATCTCACGTAATTACAAAATGGGAACCAGAAGATAAAGCATTCTGGGAAAAGGAAGGCAAGGGAGTCGCCACGAGAAACTTGTGGATATCCATTCCCGCGTTGCTACTGGCGTTCTCGGTATGGATGGTCTGGAGCATGGTGGTAGTGAATCTGCCTAATGTGGGTTTCAAATTTGATAACAACGAATTGTTCTGGCTGGCTTCTTTGCCCGGTCTTTCAGGCGCTACGCTCCGTATTTTTTATTCATTCATGGTGCCGATTTTTGGTGGTCGTAAATGGACCACTATCAGTACCGCCTCCTTGCTATTACCCGCGCTGGGAATCGGGTTTGCTGTTCAGGATCCCACAACTCCCTATGCGACCTTCCTGATTTTGGCCCTGTTGTGCGGTTTTGGCGGTGGGAATTTCTCATCCAGCATGGCAAATATCAGCTTTTTCTTTCCTAAATCCCAAAAAGGGATGGCATTGGGGATGAATGCCGGTTTAGGTAATCTGGGCGTTTCTGTGATGCAGTTTGTAGTGCCTGTTGTAATTACTGCAGGAGTGTTTGGTGCTTTGGGTGGAGACCCTCAAGCATGGGTCAAAGGTGACTTACACAAGGATATGTGGCTACAGAATGCTGGGTTTATCTGGGTGCCATTTATCGTTGTATCTACATTGGCAGCATGGTTTGGCATGAATGATCTGGCTTCAGCAAAGGCTTCTTTTGCTGAGCAGGCTGTTATTTTCAAACGTTCGCATACCTGGATTATGTGCTGGCTTTACCTTGGGACCTTCGGTTCATTTATCGGTTACTCAGCTGGTTTTGCGTTGTTAACCAAAACCCAGTTTCCTGATATCAACCCGACTCAATACGCCTTTCTGGGTCCTTTGGTAGGTGCTTTAGCACGTGTGGCTGGAGGCTGGGTAGCTGACAAACTGGGTGGTGCTTCGGTAACGTTCTGGACATTTTTAATCATGGCGTGTGCTGCGTATGGTGTGATTGTTTTTCTTCCCCATGGCGGTGTCGGTGGCAATTTCTGGATGTTCTTTACCATGTTCATGATCCTGTTTGCAGCCAGCGGTGTGGGTAATGCCTCTACTTTCCGCATGATCCCTGTGATTTTCATGACCCAGCGTCAAAGAGAAGTGGCCGGTAAAGGTAAAGCTGCCGAAGAACAGGCTATCAAGGATGCGAATAAGGAAGCCGCTGCTGTGCTGGGCTTTACCGCTGCTTTTGCTGCTTACGGAGCTTTCTTTATTCCAAAAATGTTTGGAACTTCCATCGCCTTGACAGGCGGGGCAGACGCAGCAATTTACGGCTTTATCAGTTTCTATGTGAGTTGCCTGGTGGTCACCTGGTGGTTCTATTCCCGTAAAAATGCAGCGATGCCTTGCTAA